A genome region from Segatella copri includes the following:
- a CDS encoding DUF4494 domain-containing protein produces MRSRTSTWFETKVKYQKTMEDGSEKVVSEAYVVDALSFTEAESAIIDEMSVYVSGELKVSGIGKACYGEIFFSDVDDDDKWYKAKLQFITIDEKSEKEKRSNVTYLVQAKSLARALRYIDEVMGKTMIDYDVVGLNETKLMDVFEHHAPNEKKEEKNDVPEYEEQK; encoded by the coding sequence ATGAGAAGTAGAACAAGTACATGGTTTGAGACCAAAGTGAAATATCAGAAGACAATGGAGGATGGTTCAGAAAAGGTTGTTTCTGAAGCATACGTAGTAGATGCTTTGAGCTTTACCGAGGCTGAGAGCGCCATCATCGATGAGATGTCGGTTTATGTAAGCGGCGAGTTGAAGGTGAGCGGTATCGGTAAGGCTTGCTACGGCGAAATCTTCTTCAGCGATGTGGATGATGATGATAAGTGGTATAAGGCTAAACTCCAGTTCATCACAATTGATGAGAAGAGTGAGAAGGAGAAGCGCAGCAATGTTACTTATCTTGTTCAGGCTAAGTCTCTCGCCCGTGCCCTCCGTTATATTGATGAGGTGATGGGCAAGACCATGATAGATTATGATGTGGTTGGTTTGAACGAAACCAAACTGATGGATGTATTCGAGCACCATGCTCCTAACGAGAAGAAAGAGGAGAAGAATGATGTGCCTGAATACGAGGAGCAAAAATAA
- a CDS encoding pyridoxal phosphate-dependent aminotransferase, which yields MPEISVRGLEMPESPIRKLAPLAAAAKKRGVKVYHLNIGQPDLPTPQCGLDALKHIDRTVLEYSPSQGYLSYREKLVDYYKKFNINVTADDIIITSGGSEAVLFSFMSCLNPGDEIIVPEPAYANYMAFAISAGAKIRTIATTIEEGFSLPKVEKFEELINERTRAILICNPNNPTGYLYTRREMNQIRDLVKKYDLYLFSDEVYREYIYTGSPYISAMHLEGIEQNTVLIDSVSKRYSECGIRVGALITKNAEIRKAVMKFCQARLSPPLIGQIVAEASLDAPEEYYRDVYDEYVERRKCLIDGLNRIPGVYSPIPMGAFYTVAKLPIDDSEKFCRWCLEEFNYEGETIMMAPASGFYTTPGAGHNQVRVAYVLKKHDLERALVVLGKALEAYPGRVEDEGL from the coding sequence ATGCCAGAAATATCTGTACGCGGTCTTGAAATGCCAGAGTCACCTATCAGAAAGTTGGCTCCTCTGGCTGCCGCAGCAAAAAAACGTGGAGTAAAGGTATATCACCTCAACATCGGTCAGCCTGACCTTCCAACTCCTCAATGTGGCCTAGATGCCTTGAAGCATATAGACCGCACGGTCTTGGAGTATTCTCCAAGTCAGGGCTATCTCAGCTATCGCGAGAAGCTTGTAGATTACTATAAGAAATTCAACATCAACGTAACTGCCGATGATATCATCATTACATCGGGAGGTTCTGAGGCTGTACTCTTCTCTTTCATGAGCTGCCTCAACCCTGGCGACGAGATTATCGTACCAGAACCTGCTTACGCTAACTATATGGCGTTTGCCATCTCTGCGGGTGCCAAGATCCGTACCATCGCCACAACGATAGAAGAAGGTTTCTCCCTGCCTAAGGTGGAGAAGTTTGAGGAGCTGATCAATGAGCGCACCCGTGCCATTCTGATCTGCAACCCTAACAACCCTACGGGCTATCTCTATACCCGCAGAGAGATGAATCAGATTCGTGACCTGGTGAAGAAGTACGACCTCTATCTCTTCTCTGATGAGGTTTACCGTGAGTATATCTATACCGGCAGTCCTTATATCAGTGCGATGCACCTGGAAGGCATCGAGCAGAACACGGTTCTCATCGATTCTGTTTCGAAGCGTTACAGTGAGTGCGGTATCCGTGTGGGTGCCCTCATCACCAAGAATGCAGAAATCCGCAAGGCGGTGATGAAGTTCTGCCAGGCCCGTCTCTCTCCTCCACTGATCGGTCAGATTGTAGCCGAAGCTTCTCTGGACGCTCCTGAAGAGTACTACCGCGATGTATACGATGAGTATGTAGAGCGCCGTAAGTGCCTGATAGACGGCTTGAACCGCATTCCGGGCGTATACTCTCCTATTCCTATGGGAGCCTTCTATACCGTAGCCAAACTGCCTATCGATGATTCAGAAAAGTTCTGCCGCTGGTGTCTGGAGGAATTCAACTACGAGGGCGAAACCATCATGATGGCTCCAGCCTCCGGTTTCTATACGACTCCTGGAGCCGGCCACAATCAGGTTCGTGTAGCTTACGTCTTGAAGAAACACGATCTGGAGCGTGCTCTGGTGGTTCTGGGTAAGGCACTTGAGGCTTATCCGGGAAGAGTGGAAGACGAAGGACTGTAA
- a CDS encoding FtsX-like permease family protein: MNFPLFIAKRLYSDQGDKRKVSRPAIHIATAGVAIGLAIMIMSVCVVLGFKHTIRDKVIGFGSHIQVADFMTLQQQNQYPVVMNDSMVNVLKKIPGVKHVQKFAMKEGILKTDSDFLGVMFKGVGPDFDSTFIHQNMIEGSIPKFDDKASHNQILISQLMAGKLKLKTGERIFAYFFDDNGVRMRRFTIKGIYQTNLKKYDEVMVYTDLYTAVKLNGWEEDQTSGAELTVNDFNKLNETEDYIINKVNRTVDHYGETYSSSTIKDLNPNIFQWLSLMDLNVWIILGLMLIVAGVTMISGLLIIILERTSMIGVMKALGARNKTIRHTFLWFAVFIIGKGMLLGNAIALGILTLQYFTGIIKLDAQTYYVSTVPVEFNWLAIIALNIATLLISIFMLVAPSYLISHIHPAKSMRYE, translated from the coding sequence ATGAATTTTCCTCTATTTATAGCAAAGAGATTATATAGCGATCAGGGCGATAAACGTAAAGTTTCTCGCCCTGCTATTCATATAGCCACTGCAGGTGTTGCTATCGGACTCGCCATTATGATTATGTCGGTATGCGTAGTGCTCGGATTCAAGCATACCATACGTGACAAGGTAATAGGATTCGGAAGCCATATACAGGTGGCCGACTTCATGACGCTGCAGCAGCAAAACCAGTATCCGGTGGTTATGAACGACTCGATGGTCAACGTACTGAAAAAGATACCTGGCGTAAAACATGTGCAGAAATTTGCCATGAAAGAGGGAATCCTGAAGACGGACAGCGATTTCCTGGGCGTCATGTTCAAAGGTGTAGGGCCTGATTTTGATTCTACCTTTATCCATCAGAACATGATCGAAGGCAGCATCCCTAAGTTTGATGACAAAGCGAGTCATAACCAGATTCTCATCTCACAGCTGATGGCTGGTAAGCTGAAGCTGAAGACGGGAGAACGCATCTTTGCCTACTTCTTTGATGACAACGGAGTGCGTATGCGCCGCTTCACCATCAAAGGTATCTATCAGACCAACCTGAAGAAGTATGATGAGGTAATGGTATACACCGATCTCTATACTGCCGTGAAGCTGAACGGATGGGAAGAAGACCAGACGAGCGGTGCAGAACTGACAGTAAACGACTTCAACAAGCTCAACGAGACTGAAGATTATATTATTAATAAGGTGAACCGCACGGTAGATCACTATGGAGAAACCTACAGCAGTTCTACCATCAAGGACCTGAATCCAAACATCTTCCAATGGCTGAGCCTGATGGATCTGAATGTCTGGATTATTCTCGGTCTGATGCTGATAGTAGCCGGCGTCACCATGATCAGCGGTCTGCTCATCATCATTCTGGAACGCACCTCCATGATAGGCGTAATGAAGGCATTGGGTGCCCGCAACAAGACCATCCGCCACACCTTCCTGTGGTTTGCCGTCTTCATCATCGGCAAGGGTATGCTTCTGGGCAACGCCATCGCCCTCGGCATTCTTACCCTCCAGTACTTTACAGGCATCATCAAACTCGATGCACAGACCTATTATGTAAGTACCGTTCCGGTAGAATTCAACTGGCTTGCCATCATAGCCCTGAACATTGCTACGCTGCTGATAAGTATCTTCATGCTCGTAGCACCAAGCTACCTGATTTCTCACATCCATCCAGCCAAATCAATGAGATATGAGTAA
- a CDS encoding AMP-binding protein, with protein sequence MNSIPSFNSYIENSIIKNWNLDALTDYKGATLQYHDIARKIEKLHILFENSDVKKGDKIAVCGRNSSQWAVAFLAIITYGAIVVPIQNEFKPEQIHNIVNHSESKLLFVGDVVATEITPEEMPSLEGIIYLPDNSLVISRSEKLTYARENLNAMFGHRYPKYFRPEHVKYHVDDPEELAMINYTSGTTGFSKGVMLPYRALWGNLDYLIDSVKPNIGKNSNILSTLPMAHMYGLMTEFLFNIVLGNHIFFLTRLPSPTLISEALSEIKPDILYAVPLVVDKIVRKEVFPHIQTNRARLLMNMPVINKRIKEKVREFVLRKFGERPYEVVVGGAPLNKEIENFFISVGFPIAMGYGTTETAPLITFAHQDNYVAGSCGVAVKHMEVKVLSDDPENVAGELVCRGINVMKGYYKNQEATDAVIDKDGWFHTGDLATMDADGHIFIRGRSKNMLLGPNGQNIYPEEIEDKLNSMAMVNESIVIQSDDKLVALVHPDMEEVNNLGFTDEDLENIMEQNRKELNMQIPSFAKVSRIKLHNQEFEKTAKKSIKRYLYQNAI encoded by the coding sequence ATGAATTCAATACCAAGTTTTAACTCGTATATTGAGAACAGCATTATCAAGAATTGGAATCTGGATGCGCTCACCGATTACAAGGGCGCAACCCTCCAATATCACGATATTGCCAGAAAGATTGAGAAGCTACACATCCTGTTCGAAAACAGCGATGTAAAGAAGGGCGACAAGATTGCCGTCTGCGGAAGAAATAGTAGCCAGTGGGCAGTAGCCTTCCTGGCCATTATTACTTACGGAGCCATTGTCGTACCTATACAGAACGAATTTAAGCCTGAGCAGATTCACAACATCGTGAACCACAGCGAAAGCAAACTTCTGTTCGTTGGTGACGTGGTAGCTACAGAGATAACACCAGAGGAGATGCCTTCGCTGGAAGGAATCATCTATCTTCCGGACAATTCGCTTGTCATCTCGCGTTCTGAGAAACTGACTTATGCGCGCGAGAACCTCAATGCAATGTTCGGACACAGATATCCTAAGTATTTCAGACCAGAACACGTGAAGTATCACGTAGACGATCCTGAAGAACTGGCGATGATCAACTATACCAGTGGAACTACCGGTTTCTCAAAAGGTGTGATGCTCCCATACAGAGCACTTTGGGGTAATCTTGACTACCTCATTGATTCAGTGAAACCAAATATAGGTAAGAACAGCAACATCCTTTCTACCCTTCCGATGGCTCACATGTATGGACTCATGACAGAATTTCTCTTCAATATAGTATTGGGTAACCATATCTTCTTCCTTACCCGTCTGCCGAGCCCAACGCTCATCTCAGAGGCGTTGTCAGAAATCAAGCCAGACATCCTCTATGCGGTGCCGCTTGTAGTAGACAAGATTGTAAGAAAGGAAGTATTCCCACATATCCAAACCAACCGTGCACGACTGCTGATGAACATGCCTGTCATCAATAAGCGCATCAAGGAGAAGGTTCGCGAGTTTGTATTGAGAAAGTTTGGCGAACGTCCTTACGAGGTTGTTGTGGGTGGTGCTCCGCTCAACAAGGAGATAGAGAACTTCTTCATCAGCGTAGGTTTCCCTATCGCAATGGGATATGGTACCACTGAGACTGCTCCACTTATCACCTTTGCCCATCAGGACAACTATGTGGCAGGAAGCTGTGGTGTTGCCGTGAAGCACATGGAGGTAAAGGTTTTGAGCGATGACCCGGAGAACGTAGCCGGTGAACTGGTTTGCCGCGGCATCAATGTGATGAAGGGCTATTACAAGAACCAGGAGGCAACAGATGCCGTAATAGATAAAGACGGATGGTTCCATACAGGCGACCTGGCAACGATGGACGCCGACGGACATATCTTCATAAGAGGCAGAAGCAAGAACATGCTGCTGGGACCTAACGGACAGAACATCTATCCGGAAGAGATTGAGGACAAGCTCAACTCCATGGCTATGGTCAACGAGAGCATCGTAATACAGAGCGATGACAAGCTGGTAGCTCTAGTTCATCCGGATATGGAAGAAGTTAACAACCTCGGCTTTACAGACGAAGACCTGGAGAACATCATGGAGCAGAACCGCAAGGAACTGAACATGCAGATACCTAGCTTCGCAAAGGTGTCACGCATCAAACTTCATAATCAGGAATTTGAAAAGACAGCCAAGAAGTCTATCAAGCGTTACCTCTATCAGAACGCAATCTAG
- a CDS encoding AMP-binding protein, producing MEIPSFNALIQKSIVDHWDMDALTDYKGATLQYHDVARKIEKLHIMFENSGVVKGDKIALCGRNSANWAVAFLATLTYGAIAVPILHEFMPDQIHNIVNHSDAKLLFVGDVVATQIDATKMPGLEGIIYIPDYSLVVSRTDKLTYAREHLNEMFGIKYPKYFRKNHVNYYMEQNPDELAMINYTSGTTGFSKGVMVPYRALWGNADFAEDVLGKKIKPGDSIISILPMAHMYGMAFEFIFEFIKGCHIFYLTRIPSPAIIAEAFGRIKPAVIISVPLVIEKIIRKKVFPKIQNNRMRMLLHMPVISKKVKEKICDQVSNAFGGNFYEVIIGGAAFNQEVESFLHSVGFKYTVGYGATECAPIICYEDYKNFVPGSCGKAALHMMVRIDSPDPENVPGEILAKGPNVMLGYYKNEEATKQTIDENGWYHTGDLGTMDGDGNVFIKGRSKNMLLGANGQNIYPEEIEDKLNSLALVAESVVVQKGDKLIALVHPDYDEAQTLNLGTNELADVMEQNRQELNTMIPAYSKVSEIRIHEDEFEKTPKKSIKRFLYTAE from the coding sequence ATGGAGATTCCAAGTTTTAACGCACTAATCCAAAAGAGCATCGTAGACCATTGGGATATGGATGCTCTGACAGACTACAAGGGAGCAACCTTGCAGTACCATGATGTAGCACGCAAAATTGAGAAGCTACACATCATGTTTGAGAATTCTGGTGTAGTAAAGGGCGACAAGATAGCACTTTGCGGTCGAAATAGCGCAAACTGGGCTGTAGCATTCCTTGCTACCCTTACCTATGGTGCCATTGCCGTACCTATCCTGCATGAATTCATGCCAGACCAGATTCACAACATCGTAAACCACAGCGATGCCAAACTGCTCTTTGTGGGTGATGTTGTAGCTACACAGATTGATGCAACGAAGATGCCAGGTCTTGAAGGCATCATCTATATACCGGATTATTCACTTGTCGTTTCACGTACCGACAAGTTGACTTATGCGCGCGAACACCTCAACGAGATGTTCGGTATCAAGTATCCTAAGTACTTCCGCAAAAACCATGTCAACTACTATATGGAACAGAATCCGGATGAGTTGGCTATGATCAACTATACCAGCGGAACTACCGGTTTCTCCAAGGGAGTAATGGTTCCATACCGTGCACTCTGGGGCAATGCAGATTTTGCTGAGGACGTACTGGGTAAGAAGATCAAGCCGGGAGATTCTATCATCAGTATCCTGCCGATGGCCCACATGTACGGCATGGCGTTTGAATTTATCTTCGAATTCATCAAGGGCTGCCACATCTTCTATCTCACCCGCATCCCTAGTCCAGCCATCATTGCCGAGGCATTCGGCCGCATCAAGCCAGCCGTCATTATATCTGTACCTCTGGTTATCGAGAAGATTATCCGCAAGAAGGTATTCCCTAAGATCCAGAACAACCGCATGCGTATGCTGCTCCACATGCCTGTGATCAGCAAGAAGGTGAAGGAGAAGATATGCGACCAGGTATCCAATGCCTTCGGTGGCAACTTCTACGAGGTGATTATCGGTGGTGCAGCCTTTAACCAGGAAGTGGAAAGTTTCCTCCATAGCGTAGGTTTCAAATATACCGTGGGATATGGCGCAACAGAATGTGCCCCTATCATCTGCTACGAGGATTACAAAAACTTCGTACCGGGCTCTTGCGGTAAGGCTGCCCTCCACATGATGGTACGCATCGATAGTCCTGATCCTGAGAATGTACCAGGCGAAATCCTTGCCAAGGGTCCTAATGTAATGTTGGGTTACTATAAGAATGAGGAAGCTACCAAGCAGACCATTGACGAGAACGGATGGTATCATACAGGCGATCTCGGAACCATGGATGGTGACGGCAACGTCTTCATCAAGGGTCGTAGCAAGAACATGCTGCTCGGCGCAAACGGTCAGAATATCTACCCTGAGGAGATTGAGGATAAGCTCAACTCTTTGGCCCTGGTAGCGGAAAGCGTGGTTGTACAGAAGGGCGACAAGCTCATTGCTCTGGTTCACCCTGACTATGATGAAGCTCAGACCCTGAATCTCGGTACCAACGAACTGGCAGATGTCATGGAGCAGAACCGCCAGGAGCTCAACACCATGATTCCTGCTTACAGCAAAGTATCAGAAATACGTATACATGAAGATGAGTTTGAAAAAACTCCTAAGAAGAGCATCAAGCGATTCCTCTATACGGCAGAGTAA
- a CDS encoding Crp/Fnr family transcriptional regulator, which translates to MADFKVITPKRDIARELARKYSTMTHDELDVVEDILEPIKYGKGEMILPEGEQCMGISYIEKGLVRQFYFKNGKEVTEHLGVDHSIFMCIESLFKEEPTRLQVEALEPTLVYMLPKKKLEAAAMRNVNIQMLYRKILEESLIQSQIHADLMRFESAPNKYKRLCEMSPQVVLRAPLTYIASYLQMTPETLSRIRSNTIL; encoded by the coding sequence ATGGCAGACTTTAAAGTAATTACCCCTAAGCGTGATATTGCGCGCGAACTGGCGCGTAAATATAGTACGATGACTCATGATGAACTCGATGTGGTGGAAGATATCCTTGAGCCTATCAAGTATGGCAAGGGCGAGATGATCTTGCCTGAAGGTGAACAGTGCATGGGTATCTCGTACATCGAGAAGGGATTGGTGCGCCAATTTTACTTTAAGAATGGCAAGGAGGTGACCGAACATCTGGGTGTGGATCATTCCATCTTTATGTGCATTGAGAGCCTCTTTAAGGAAGAGCCTACACGCTTGCAGGTAGAAGCTTTGGAGCCTACTCTGGTGTATATGCTACCGAAGAAGAAGCTGGAGGCGGCTGCTATGCGTAATGTTAATATCCAGATGCTTTATCGTAAAATATTGGAAGAGAGTTTGATTCAGTCTCAGATTCATGCCGATCTGATGCGATTTGAGTCGGCACCTAATAAATATAAGCGCCTGTGCGAAATGAGCCCACAGGTGGTTCTGCGTGCTCCGCTCACCTATATCGCAAGTTATCTGCAGATGACTCCGGAAACGCTGTCCAGAATCCGCTCGAATACTATATTATAA
- the lepA gene encoding translation elongation factor 4, with the protein MENINKIRNFCIIAHIDHGKSTLADRLLEKTQTIKITEGQMLDDMDLERERGITIKSHAIQMEYKAKDGQTYILNLIDTPGHVDFSYEVSRSIAACEGALLVVDATQGVQAQTISNLYMAIEHDLEIIPVINKIDMPSAMPEEVEDEIVDLIGCKHEDILRASGKTGEGVEDILEAVVNRVPAPVGDEKAPLQALIFDSVFNSFRGIIAYFKIENGVIRKGDKVKFFNTGMEYDADEIGVLKMDMIPRQELGTGEVGYIISGIKNATEVKVGDTITHIARPCDKAIAGFQEVKPMVFAGVYPIDPSDYENLRASLEKLQLNDASLTFSPESSVALGFGFRCGFLGLLHMEIVQERLDREFNMDVITTVPNVSYMVYDKQGGVKEVHNPSGLPDPTLIDHIEEPYIRATIITATNYIGPIMKLCLDKRGELINQEYVSGNRVELHFMLPLGEIVIDFYDKLKSISKGYASFDYHIDSFRHSDLVKLDILLNGEPVDALSTLTHRDNSVSFGRRMCEKLKDLIPRQQFDIAIQAAIGAKIVARETVKQVRKDVTAKCYGGDVSRKRKLLEKQKKGKKRMKQIGNVEVPQKAFLAVLKLD; encoded by the coding sequence ATGGAGAATATAAATAAAATAAGAAATTTCTGCATTATTGCACATATAGACCATGGTAAAAGTACCTTGGCAGACCGACTTCTGGAGAAGACTCAGACCATCAAGATTACTGAAGGACAGATGCTTGACGATATGGATTTGGAAAGAGAACGTGGTATCACGATCAAGAGTCACGCTATCCAAATGGAATATAAGGCAAAGGATGGACAGACCTATATCCTGAATCTTATCGATACTCCGGGACATGTTGACTTCTCATACGAAGTTTCCCGTTCCATCGCTGCTTGCGAGGGAGCACTGCTGGTTGTTGACGCAACTCAAGGCGTTCAGGCACAGACCATTTCAAACCTCTATATGGCTATCGAACACGACCTGGAGATTATTCCGGTAATCAATAAGATAGATATGCCTTCAGCTATGCCTGAAGAGGTAGAAGATGAAATTGTAGACCTGATCGGTTGTAAGCATGAAGATATTCTCCGTGCTTCAGGTAAGACCGGTGAGGGTGTAGAAGATATATTGGAAGCTGTTGTTAATCGTGTTCCTGCTCCGGTAGGAGACGAGAAGGCACCGCTTCAGGCTTTGATTTTCGACTCTGTATTCAACTCTTTCCGCGGTATCATCGCCTATTTCAAGATAGAGAATGGCGTGATCCGTAAGGGAGATAAGGTGAAGTTCTTCAATACCGGCATGGAATATGATGCTGATGAAATCGGTGTATTGAAGATGGATATGATTCCACGCCAGGAATTGGGTACCGGTGAGGTAGGTTATATCATCTCGGGTATCAAGAATGCTACCGAGGTAAAGGTGGGTGATACCATTACTCATATCGCCCGTCCTTGCGACAAGGCGATTGCGGGTTTCCAGGAAGTGAAACCTATGGTCTTTGCCGGTGTTTATCCTATCGATCCTAGCGATTACGAGAATCTGCGAGCATCGCTCGAAAAACTGCAGCTCAATGATGCTTCATTGACTTTCTCGCCAGAGAGTTCTGTGGCTTTGGGCTTCGGTTTCCGTTGCGGATTCCTCGGATTGCTCCACATGGAAATCGTACAGGAGAGACTGGACCGTGAGTTTAATATGGATGTCATCACTACCGTACCTAACGTATCTTATATGGTATACGACAAGCAGGGCGGTGTGAAAGAGGTTCACAATCCTTCCGGATTGCCAGACCCAACGCTGATAGACCATATTGAGGAACCATATATCCGGGCAACCATCATTACGGCTACCAATTATATTGGACCAATCATGAAACTCTGTCTGGATAAACGAGGCGAACTCATCAATCAGGAATATGTGAGTGGAAACCGTGTAGAGCTCCACTTCATGTTGCCATTGGGAGAAATCGTCATTGACTTCTATGACAAGCTGAAGAGTATCTCCAAGGGATATGCTTCGTTCGACTATCATATCGATTCATTCCGTCATTCCGACCTGGTGAAGCTCGATATCCTGTTGAATGGAGAGCCTGTAGATGCATTGAGTACTTTGACTCACCGCGATAACTCTGTGAGCTTCGGCCGCAGAATGTGCGAGAAGTTGAAGGACCTCATACCTCGTCAGCAGTTCGATATTGCTATCCAGGCAGCTATCGGTGCCAAGATTGTGGCACGTGAGACTGTTAAGCAGGTGCGCAAGGATGTTACTGCCAAATGTTATGGTGGTGACGTGAGCCGTAAGCGCAAGTTGCTTGAGAAGCAGAAGAAGGGTAAGAAGCGCATGAAGCAGATTGGTAATGTGGAAGTTCCACAGAAAGCTTTCCTGGCTGTGCTCAAACTCGACTAA
- a CDS encoding TIGR03905 family TSCPD domain-containing protein: MLQQDKQDKLQKVTYQTHGTCSKYICISIDEDGNVQDAQFIGGCDGNTKGVCALIKGMKAKEVIVRLKGITCGNKPTSCPDQLATALQEMGY; the protein is encoded by the coding sequence ATGTTGCAGCAAGACAAACAGGATAAGTTGCAGAAGGTAACTTATCAGACTCATGGCACCTGCTCAAAATACATCTGCATCAGTATAGATGAAGATGGAAATGTACAGGATGCCCAGTTCATCGGAGGCTGCGATGGCAATACCAAGGGCGTTTGTGCTTTGATTAAAGGCATGAAGGCAAAGGAGGTCATCGTCCGACTGAAGGGTATCACTTGTGGCAATAAGCCTACAAGCTGTCCAGACCAGTTGGCGACAGCTTTGCAGGAAATGGGATATTAA
- a CDS encoding YebC/PmpR family DNA-binding transcriptional regulator — translation MGRAFEYRKATKLKRWGHMAKTFTKLGKQIAIAVKAGGPEPENNPSLRAIIANCKRENMPKDNIARAIKNACGKDTSDYKEVTYEGYGPHGVAVFVDTLTDNTTRTVADVRSIFNKFSGNLGTTGSLSFLFDHKAVFTFKKKEGLDMDEMILDLIDYGVEDEFDEDEESNEITIYGAPTSFGEIQKHLEAEGFEVTGAEFTYIPNDLKDVTPEERETIDKMVEKLEEFDDVQTVYTNMKPEIPADAE, via the coding sequence ATGGGAAGAGCATTTGAATATCGTAAAGCTACAAAGCTGAAAAGATGGGGCCACATGGCCAAGACATTTACTAAGTTGGGTAAGCAGATTGCTATTGCTGTGAAGGCAGGCGGTCCAGAACCAGAGAACAACCCATCATTGCGTGCTATCATCGCTAACTGTAAGCGTGAGAACATGCCTAAGGATAACATCGCTCGTGCCATCAAGAACGCTTGTGGCAAGGATACCAGCGATTACAAGGAAGTAACATACGAGGGATATGGCCCTCACGGAGTGGCTGTCTTCGTTGATACTCTGACAGACAACACTACACGTACTGTTGCTGACGTTCGTTCTATCTTCAACAAGTTCAGCGGAAACTTGGGTACAACAGGTTCTCTGTCTTTCCTCTTCGACCACAAGGCTGTGTTCACATTCAAGAAGAAGGAAGGTCTGGATATGGACGAGATGATTCTCGACCTGATCGACTACGGCGTAGAAGATGAGTTTGATGAGGATGAGGAGAGCAACGAAATCACAATCTATGGTGCTCCTACAAGCTTCGGCGAAATTCAGAAGCATCTGGAGGCTGAGGGTTTCGAGGTAACTGGTGCTGAGTTCACTTACATTCCTAACGATTTGAAGGATGTAACTCCTGAGGAGCGCGAAACTATCGACAAGATGGTTGAGAAGTTGGAAGAGTTTGACGATGTTCAGACTGTATATACCAACATGAAGCCAGAAATTCCTGCAGACGCAGAATAA